The nucleotide sequence gtgtggACGTTAGAGGATGGGGACCTAGTGGTACCCTCGTTTGACCAGTACACCCTCGTCGCCACCGACACTGAGCATAGAAACTTGGCGGATCGGGTGATTCAggagttgtgggtaagccttTCTCGCACTACGGCCCTCAATTCATTGCATTCAATGCACATTCTTTAAacaaaataatggatacctcgtgtctttatgcaggacttcttcagatgcCAGCCGAGACAGGAGGATAGggcgtatcaggtggcttacgcttcctgtaaAATGCGTGTCTCGGACTTGTATTACGAGGCCCGCCTCCAGGCGCACAGAGACTACAACGCCACCTTCCGtaatagaagaatcaacaagacACAGGCAAGAAGGGAGACAGAGGTTCTTaccagggagcagtacctacaggtaaatagaaaacaatctcctattgatttcttctgagattaactatgcctaatttgatcttatgatggcttgtaggtgattccaaactggtgcgccacccaccccgattgctgggCTGCTATAGTGGACAAATGGTTGGACGCGAACTGGCAGAGGGCGCACCAAGAGAAAAGCGAGCACctatgatgatgccaggtgtacctcaccatcagggcagcgccAGCCTCAGCAAGTATGAAaagacatatgtaagtctccaccaTTTGTCTTATCTAGCCGCGCTCAGTTTTGCATTATTTCttaccacatgttgttgtctttctcgcagtcggcggcgcacggtggccagccaattggccaactcactggcgtatgctctggcccacatgggcccggtaaagtccaacatcgagtacaacccgattgcgggcccagaggcgtacaccaactccagcgtccacacccgcctcactTCTTACACGAAGGtggcaaggtcagtccacgggCCCGCCTATgatccgaggaccgaggagcgccttgatcctgagctcgtgatgagggtgggggaaggcaagaagcatgggcgtttCTGGATTGGTGATGGCATCCTCGACACGGGCTCTACTCCTCCTATCTAGCAcctccgagcagcgagcacgagctctagcgtgcccataagGCAACGACCGTCATCGGTGGCGGCActccaggtaagtattccagtttcattcgtcgttctttgtcatttacattccttagctatgcattattgaaacattggtgtcaaatgttgcaggccgagctgcagcaaCTTCGGTCCCAGCAGGAGGCCCAGCTGGCTGAACGGGAGGCCGAGCGTTAGAGGCTAtaagctttggaggcccagcaagCAGGTTTGCTCCagttcgtgcaacaacttgggcTGCAACAAGGTTGGGAGATCCCAGCCAACCTGCTTGCACCacaacaaccaccaccaccacatcgtccagattctactccggtgagtatgagtacggatgctttactttctatgctcatgcttagtgtcaaatctagtgatggccttcgtgccggatttgttgatgtgtgggccttcgtgccgggtttgttgatgtgtcggccttcgtgccggaaatgtggttgtcggTCTTCGTGCCGAcatttttcttgcaggttttggaaacctccccgtgcaggggaggtgctgccgaaattttcaacttttctttaaactgcttacatttttatcttgtcactcacgtgcaatctcttctcttttgtgcagcatcaatcgggggcggcgtcgaaccatctcggagggtcgccggcatcACAAGTTGGGGCGTCGCAACCCTCACATTCGCCGTGAGCCACTTCCGGAGTCAGTTTTATGTAGGCATGCCTTTatgtattgaacttgtgaactttgaacttgtggtttgtaatatattgtggatttcggacaTAATTgatcgtttgtgatatatatatgtggtttctGATATATTGTGTTGAATTGTggtttctaatatatatatatgcactgttgtttacatggaaaagcaaaaaaaaaatttgctgtggctttgccaagtgcaatgaccattgcactcggcaaagttggaaaaatagcagcaacaatttcccagatttgccgagtggaatggccattgcactcggcaaagaaaatttaaaaaaaataaaaaatgctttgccgagtgccttgacagtggcactcggcaaagaaaattttaaaaaaaataaaaacagtctttgtcgagtgcctcggcgctatggcactcggcaaagaattttgaaaaaaaaaagaaaattctttgccgagtgttgcactcgacaaagaaattaaaaaaaattaagacAGCGTGAGCCTTCGGCCAACGGCCATCaatcctttgtcgagtgctagcttgacacttggcaaagcctttgccgagtgcctgagatttgacactcggcaaagcaggctTTACCGTGAAAAGGTTCGACggagcctctttgtcgagtgttgtaCTCGAcaaaagatttgccgagtgcatgggtgtctttgccgagtgcatggggCACTCGGCTGCTGTAGTGGTTAGTTCCATCACAACAAGTCGATCTTTGGCGGCAAATAAACTTTGTTCCCTGCATATATGTTCAAGCGATCTTTGTCTCTTCCTTTTGTATTGCTATATAAGGTGGACCATAGCTTTATACATGTGTATAAAGCTACGGTAGGCATCCTTCCAAAGCAAACTTCCTTTTGCTCCCGCTGGCCTACGGTAGGAGTATTTGTTTATGACGCCATGACAAAGAGCTGGTGGCTTGTCGCTCTCATAGACATTTTTAACTCACCATCATCTATATGGGCCGGCCCTTATAATTTACAAATAATGCAACTTGCATAGATGATTAGAAGCGACATCTTTTTAAAATATACAATACATTTGCTTAGGTCAGTCTTAGTGAGAGTTTTATTAgaattttatttgcatttaatAAGCTGCCATATAAGCGTTTTTGATGATGCGACAATATTTTTAAGAAGCGAGAAGATGTGACTTTCATGTGGATGAAACTCTCTTGATACGATTACAAGTTATCTATGAGTCATAAAATTAAATGCCTATGAAACCATAGAATAAAACTTACCATTAAGAGTGAGTGTTTCATCCATATTTTATTTCGTGATATATGCAATGTCAATCTTGAAAACAATGCCACAAAACTCTCTACTGAGACGGGCTATTAACTTATTTTCCAGGCCTTGAACTCTGGGTTATGCATGGTAGGCTGCTTTTATTAGGATTACTATCAATTAATTAATGCCAATAGGCTGCTCGTTAACTTAAATTACAGTACTCAACAACCGGCCCGATTAATTAATATATTAGCGTTTGAAGACTGCTTTTGTAGTCTACACGCGTCTTCTATCCATGTACCCATCACACATTATCCGCTAGATGTAACGAAGAGGAAGCAAGCTGACTGCTACCTCTCCAGTTTCCAGCTACTATTATATTTCATCCTTTAGCTCTGCTTGGGGCTGCTCAAGATATGCAAAGGGCCATGACCTCCAGCTGATGAAAGAAGACTTCTTATATCCTCCTTTGCCATCTCATTAAACTTGCAGAGATAGCAGAACATACTAATCAGGTATCTCTGATATCGTGATGATTCTTCTCCTCTTGTTAAGCACATATGCTAGCTATAGTTATTAATTCAACTAGGCTACAATTTAACAGGCAGTGTGTTGTGTACTTCTGTTTGTTTTCTTTTATGTAGGCGCCAGTGTGATCTATTGGTTTTCCCTTATCCAAGTCATGAATTGATACTCCTCTATCATCTATTCGATACATAGCATTGGTTTCTCCAAGCCGTTGCTTTTCATCTCTCCATGGATCCAGTGCGTCGAGATCTTAAAGAAGTGACGGGTTAAACGGCTGGAATTGCCTCCACAGGATGATTACTGCTTATTATCAACCACCTTTCAGTACCGAAGGATAGGTCTTTATATTAAAGGTAAGACTTGTAAGTTGTAACTGTGCTTTAGAAGTTTAGATAATGCATAGTTAATTGCATACGTATTTCCATGACATATGACGACTTCTAGGCTAGTTTGGTAGGAAAGCCTTGGCAGTAGTAGCAGACGGTGGGCATGGAGTGGAGACCGGACAAAGACCGGGCACATGGATTGAGTCGGAGAGCGGCCGGGTTGGGAGGATTGAGTTAGGAGCTTCAAGAGACGGGAGAGGAGGCCGGGATTGGAGGGGTGAGTGGGGAGAAGGCAGGGGAGTGGGGTGTTGCGGCAGCGGGAGGATTGGGGTGGGGAGTCGAGAGCTGGTTTTGTTTCATATATGTAGGGTTTTTTCTTGTGCACGCTTTAACAGCTTGTTGACTACATAGGTCATGCTTGTGCTAGCACTAGGGGCCAAGGCTGTGGCCCAGCCCAAGCATGACACTAGTCATCGCGTAATGTCGGCACGACCTGTTTAATTGGGGCGTGCCCCGTGCCGCATGTTGGGCCCGACCTATTTGACCATTTAGCCTTTCCAATTGTTCCATATTCAGCAGTTGTTTCAATTTCTAACAGCTTTGATAGTTCATGGTTACTGTTCATTATTCTTGCTAATTACTTGCTTCACTCATGAGTCATGATCCAAAATATAAATGGTTTATTCCCAGTGAATTCGATGGGTGTATAACTACCTAGTCAGAATGGTTTAAAAActacttcctccgtcccaaattataagtcattccaactttttAGAGAGTtaaagcatcttaagtttgaccaaatttatataataataatatttataataccaTCTAAgaatcattagattcttcattaattatattttcatagtataactagttgatgtcataaatctttataattctctctataattttggtcaaacttgagatggttTGACTCTCCGAGAAAGTTGCAATGAATGAGAGGTGTGacgggataactcgattgatgggtggaggACGACTGTTCACGGCCCctaactacagccttccaagctgcgccttagcaaccgatacaccacctcaaggctgccgtgatcttgtggagcgcgtcaccccgccactagggcactcgtcctgcaagcaatcgaagaactagcaagaacaagtatagcaagtactgaattactagatgtagatgaaagtttcaactccatctcaattaaggtggggttccgaagacaagaagacgggcgactgatccagcacgcgcgcttacaagcaagtagcgagagctaactTGATCTAACAAAACCCGACCTATTCTTGGTGGCGgcctaaggagtatatgaaggtggaaggacgaccaggggggtgttggggtcgttctccaaccctaggacgcgtccctaatggacccaacttgatacacggcccattggaccaaactaaggtgacacgagcacctttggacagacaagctctcagtagtaattcagtcattgcggccgcctcaaaatagatatggacttgattctagatccatatgaaaatagacttcataaggattccatgaagtacttgaacgccccaatccgagtccgtatgcgaccagtggtgaccatcacaagttggagctgtcctggagtccgaattcagcctccgcgaatccttgtccctttcggtcctctccctggttcctaaccaaaacaagagtgcacgcgtctccatggtctaaatatgatggacaggaactcaagagtgaacttacttgatgattaatgtgactgagcacgggcgcgagtaataggaccagaaactggtactcgtgtcggcgtggatgtatcgttggtgttgatgtcctcatcatcctccccttcttgcatttgaggcatcctcgactcaagctcgtcttcttctcccaaatatggcttcaaatctgcaatgttaaatgtgggactaaccccaaattctacaggcagatcgagtttatatgcattatcattaattttctctaacactttaaatggtccatcagccctaggcatcaatttagactttctgaaatcaggaaacctatcctttctcaagtgcaaccaaactaaatctcctaggttcaaatattagttcctttctacctttatcaccagcaatcttatatttagcattcatacgctctatgttttctttagttgtttcatgcagttttaacatcaattcagcacgcttagtagcatcaaaatttagtttttcagaagatggcaaaggcatcaaatcaataggagcacgaggcaagaaaccatagacaatctgaaatgggcacatctttgtagtagaatgcagcgaatgattataagcaaattcaatatgaggcaaacaatcttcccacatcttaatgttcttctttaaaacagcccttaacatagtagacaaagttctattgacaacttcagtttgaccatcggtttggggatgacatgtagtagaaaacaaaagcttagtccccagttttccccataaagtcttccaaaaatgactaagaaatttagcatcacgatcagaaacaattgtgttgggcacaccatgcaaacgaacaatttctcgaaagaacaaatcagcaatatgagtagcatcatccgttttatgacagggtatgaaatgtgccatcttagaaaatctatcaacaaccacaaacacactatcacgtcccttcctagtccttggcaaacccaacacaaaatccatagaaatatcttccaaggggcactaggaacaggtagaggcaaatacaaaccgtgtggatttaaccgtgacttagccttttgacatgtcgtgcaacgagcaacaaacctctccacatctcttctcatctttggccaaaagaaatgaccagcaagtatgtcctccgttttcttagctccaaaatgccccatcaagccacctccatgcgcttcctgcagcaacaacaaatgaacggagctagctggaatgcatagcttgttagctctaaacacaaacccatcactaaagatgaatttgttccaacctttcccatctttacaatgcagcaacacatctttaaaatcagcatcattaacGTATTGGtcccttaattgtttctaatccaaagattttgtaatcaagttgattcagcaaggtatatctcctagacaaagcatcagcaataatattctctttccctttcttgtgcttaataacataaggaaaagattcaataaattcaacccacttagcatgtctacggttcaatttcccttgactacgaatatgcttcaaagactcatgatcagaatgaataacaaactctttgggccacaagtaatgctgccatgtttctaatgtgcgaacaagagcatacaattccttatcatatgtagaataatttagaacaggcccgctcaatttttcactaaaatacgcaacaggtttgccttcttgtaacaaaacaccaccctaGTCCAATtccgctagcatcacattcaagctcaaaagtcttattaaaatcaggaagttggaggagaggtgcatgtgtcaacttatcttttagcatattgaaggagttctcttgtactttgccccaactaaaaggcactcccttctttgtaagctcattcaaaggtgcagcaatggtactaagtccttcacaaatcggtgatagaaaccagcaagtcctaggaaactccgcacttatgtgatagtctttggtataggccatccctgtatagcttctaccttggcttgatcaacctcaattccctgtggagtcacaacatagccaagaaaagacactcgatcggtgcaaaaggtgcacttctcaaggttaccaaataaacgtgcatctcgtaaagcattaaaaacagcacgtaagtgatcaagatgttcatccatagatttgttgtaaatcaatatatcatcaaagtagactacaacaaattttccaatgaaagcacgcagaacctcattcattaacctcatgaaggtactaggtgcattagttaacccaaaaggcatgactaaccactcatataaaccaaatttagttttgaaagcagttttccattcatctcccaatttcatacgaatctggtggtacccacttcgcaaatcaactttggaaaacacattagcaccactcagttcatcaagcatatcatccaatcgtggaatagggtgtcgatatcgaatggtgatattattaatagctctacaatcaacacacatacgccatgttccatctttcttaggcactaaaatgacaggaacagcacaaggactaagggactcacgcacataacctttgtcgagtagttcttgcacttgtcgttgaatttccttcgtttcttctggattagtcctgtatggcgcacggtttggcaaagatgcaccaggaataagatcaatttggtgctcaatccctcgtattggtggcagccccgctggtatctcacttggaaaaacatccgaaaactcctgcaaaatgttagcaacagcagggggcaaagaatgctgcatatcgtgaactgaaatcaaagcacccttgcataccaaagcataggcaacagaagtggaagcaaccaattcattaatatcagatttagtagcaagcaagcaatgtcctttcaatcttatctcatctttgttactactaatagatttgacatttttatcgatctcagatttagttttcttagctttagcaacatcatcacgcacaatagcttcaggagacataggaagcaaaacaattttcttatcatggtgtatgagagaatacatatttgatctaccatgatgcatacaatctgtatcaaattgccatggtctacctagcagaatatgacaagcttccataggcacaacatcacactcaacaacatcatgatatgatccaatagcaaaatgaattcgtaccaatcttcgttaccttaaccttaccactattgttgagccatcgaatgtgatatggatgtgggtgcggtttggttgtaagtgcaagcttctctaccatatcgctgctagctaagttgttgcagctacctccatcaattatcaaacggcacgaacgctctttaatgacacactttgtttggaacagtgtacgccgctgattttgctccgccttctccatttgtgcgctaagcacacgctgcacaatgaggctctcataatgatctgcatcctctgctccaatctgctcttctggttgttcctcacttcctacatggtcagcagcaagcaaagcaagtgtatcttcatcaaaatcactagcagaggaatactcaccatcatctttgatgaccataacacgcttgcttggacagtcactgcatcacatgtccatatcccttgcaccggtgACACTGAACGTCTCTTGTTCTACCTGTAGATGCCATGGATGAAGCACTCGCAGCAGGCTTCTGGGTCGTCTTCGCCACTGAATTTGCGGAAGTAGCATGAGGTTTGTCGCTGGATGTTGGCATAGGAGCACGTGTAGTTGGAGTAGTAGTCGTGCGGGGCTGCCATGAATTAGTTTTCCCTACAGAAATATTATTCTTGGCACTGGCACGTCGCCCctgcacttccctttcagctttacaagcaagatgaaacaaacgggttacattagtgtattctttataatcaaggatGTCCTGGATTTCACGATTTAACCcacccaaaaatcttgccatagcaggttcctcatcctcatctaaattacaacgcaacatacccatttgcaattcttgataatattcttctacacttttagcaccatgtctcagttgttgcaatttatttaacaaatcacgtgcatagtaagaaggaacaaatctagccctcatgattcgtttcaaagcattccaagttcgtggtatgttattaggatttttcttgccatattctatccaccaaacagtagcaaaatcagtaaactcactagtagcagccctaacacgtgtattctcaggaaattcatgacatgcaaacttttgatcaacagcaatttcccaagtaatgtatgcatcaggatcatatttaccatcaaaaggaggtatcttaaattttatcttactgaaagcatcattattattgggtacctcacgtcggcggtgaccacccatacctctatGATTATGGCGTAGGCGACGCCGGTCAcgagtgtcatgagcatcatgttcagtatcagcagtataatcatcatcataattatcttcgaatcgctcttcgtccttgttgtcttcattatgctgctctttgtctttcgtgtggaagtcatcaaaacgcttcagaagagcagcaaggcttctgtccatacgggcaacagatgcctccaatcctgtaagcttggtggtggaggcaagttgggtggcctccagttgcccaatcttgtcattggtcacctgtaaatcttgatcaagtccttctgtatgctgctgcacttgccttgtaaaatgttgaatgatgcccttggtgcgaggagattgtggcctcttgttaacatcctctgatcctgacatggtttaaaagacaagggcaacaagaaaaataggtgaagaaataaaagccctacagctattaggatgtagctactgcaaggcgctcactctcaacctattacaaaagctcttaccaattcttaccttgctcaacaggagggaacggcaaccaacaagtctgcaaccgtggaatgaagtgtatcggtgccgcaacaacaacacctgtcaagctgtagtcgaaatatgtggagctataggtgggctaaagcaaggaagtactagcaccacgttagtcacagaagcaagctgaataatcgtttaacggtggtactgtgctggttcctagcctagaccgtgctagagacaGCGAGCCTGGGCACAAAGGAGGTCACAACACACCACCGGAAACAATGGAGAAGCACAACAAACAGCcccccttttttctttttttttctttttttcttttttttctattttttctagggatcctcaaaactgattatataaacaaaaagacttcacaggagctctctctctctctctagagtaaaaAACTGAGCCAAAACGTATATGCAGGACGTGGAGTGTTTGAGTATAAGTAGGACTACTGctgcacaaagatgtactcagattCGGACTCACAATAGCAGTCAGCTGTCAATTCAGACTAAAAACCGATTCCAACTTGAACTCAACACCACGTGGGATTCGGTCTCCAACTCAGATTCCTACTCAGGTCTTGAACACAAGGATGTATTCGGATTCAGCCAACTAGAAAGTTTATATGTTAGCACACGGCTGTGactagaacgtgacaagaactcgaaactctaaaggacaaaaactaagaccagcaactcgacacaaccgatgtagccgactgactcaacaagccctaactaagcagtgctagcaaaggctcaaagggtttataggatcgcggtaaaactaatctactatattttttttggcttttctgaactataggaaaaattagaacaacgaaggattggaagactctcaccgataaaccttgctctgattaccaactgatataaacccgctagggtttgttcccgatctttcgatgagaggtgtgggataactcgattggtggGTGGAGATGACAgttcatggcccgactacagccttccaagctgtgccttagcaaccgatacaccacctccaatggctgccgcgatcttgtggagcgcgtcacccgagccactagggcactcgtcctgcaagcaatcgaagaactagcaagaacaagtatagcaagtactgaattactagatgtagatgaaagtttcaaactcaatctcaattaaggtggggttccgaagacaagaagacgggcggctgatccagcacgcgcgcttacaagcaagtagtgagagctaaacttgatctaaacaaaacccgactattcttggtggtggctaaggagtatatgaaggtggaaggacgaccaggggggtgttggggtcgttctccaaccctaggacgcgtccctaatggacccaacttgatacacggcccattggaccaaactaaggtgacgtagcacctttggacagacaagctctcagtagtaattcagtcattgcggccgcctcaaaaGAGATATGAACTTGATTCCAGATCcgtatgaaaatagacttcataaggattccatgaagtacttgaatgccccaatccgagtccgtatgcgaccgtggtgaccatcacaagttggagctgtcctggagtccgaattcagcctccgcgatccttgtccctttcggtcctctccctggttcctaaccaaaacaagagtgcacgcgtctccatggtctaaatatgatgaacaggaactcaagagtgaacttacttgatgattaatgtgacgagcacgggcacgagtaataggaccagaaactggtactcgtgtcggcgtggatgtatcgttggtgttcatgtcctcatcagtgccccaaatgtggacgtcggccatcgtgccggctttttcttgcaggttttggaaacctccccgtacaggggaggttctgctgaTTTTTTCATGTAATAGTgatgtgtttcttcttttgcagagcaggagctgtcggaggggacccggagcacCTCGGCGATCCCGATCATCTTCGTCGGCACTGCGGTCGTGCCTGCACTGCttcgtctcgccactgcaccgactcgccactACGCCGCTAGCCtttctccaccaccaccctaggtataatagACCTCTCTTGCTTACAGTTGTCGTacataacccagttaggcgtctcccatccgaaacagatacggttggaggtatgtggatctttgcatatctatgaccgtatctgttttggattgtccacattttttggacagcccgtggatacatagatgggttagtttccatgttctgctcggatccgagacagagtttcgacaccacctccccgttgttctccaaatacacactctcccttccaggatgtgtatcgggagaacagcggggaggtgctgccgaaattctatctcggatcggagtagagcatggaaactaacctcatctacgcatccgcgggtgggattaggacctatcctcacctattagacagcagGCACGCTGTGTAGATGCAACAGGGAGAACCGTGTGTATATGATATTGCTCCGTtatgtgtatatgctagaggatggagaaccgtaagtggatgtacatgggacacccaagtcaggctcaaatcacc is from Miscanthus floridulus cultivar M001 chromosome 7, ASM1932011v1, whole genome shotgun sequence and encodes:
- the LOC136466432 gene encoding uncharacterized protein, which encodes IVNHLCRNWMLVEEGIEARNVNGILGLLCREHFPGLVWTLEDGDLVVPSFDQYTLVATDTEHRNLADRVIQELWDFFRCQPRQEDRAYQVAYASCKMRVSDLYYEARLQAHRDYNATFRNRRINKTQARRETEVLTREQYLQVNRKQSPIDFF